In one window of Megalopta genalis isolate 19385.01 chromosome 4, iyMegGena1_principal, whole genome shotgun sequence DNA:
- the LOC117221892 gene encoding leukocyte surface antigen CD53 — MKLAGIVGVVMSVWTLTDERIMSRLIGHRIFLVALLFVGLVGSLTSLLGIISLVRKRKMYLKTYAILCLCFLCIIFVTAISSFWIFEEILKNVQADMITAMKNYDSLSSNRRSWDSTHRYLKCCGIKSSNDWANYQISIPKSCCAKAIEQCLSMTEAVAFKVGCLRNAALLLKSHVHAISITALLVFLILVMNFSFALCILCRLKERRSNR; from the exons ATGAAGCTTGCAGGCATAGTCGGCGTGGTAATGTCGGTGTGGACCCTCACCGACGAAAGGATAATGTCCCGATTGATTGGACATCGGATTTTCCTGGTCGCTTTACTATTCGTCGGTCTCGTTGGCTCCCTCACATCATTACTTGGGATAATTAGTCTTGTTCGAAAACGAAAGATGTACCTGAAGACT TACGCGATTCTATGCTTGTGCTTTCTCTGCATCATTTTCGTGACCGCTATATCGAGCTTTTGGATCTTCGAAGAAATTCTGAAGAACGTACAGGCAGACATGATCACCGCCATGAAAAATTACGATTCCTTGTCGTCGAACAGAAGGTCTTGGGACAGCACCCACAGATAC TTGAAGTGCTGCGGGATCAAGTCCTCGAACGACTGGGCCAATTATCAGATCAGTATCCCTAAGAGCTGTTGCGCCAAAGCCATTGAAcaa TGTTTAAGCATGACGGAAGCCGTAGCGTTCAAGGTCGGCTGTCTTCGGAACGCTGCGCTTTTGCTGAAGTCGCACGTTCATGCCATAAGCATAACGGCTCTGCTGGTTTTTTTGATCCTG GTAATGAATTTCTCATTCGCCCTCTGCATCCTGTGCCGATTGAAGGAACGCCGATCCAACAGATGA